Proteins co-encoded in one Cervus canadensis isolate Bull #8, Minnesota chromosome 15, ASM1932006v1, whole genome shotgun sequence genomic window:
- the LOC122453546 gene encoding cyclin-Y-like protein 1 isoform X2, translated as MGNTLTCCVSPNASPKLGRRAGPAEPDYEFEVYEAAAGDAVAVAPAPAAVEPTELDFGAGEGHHLQHISDREMPEDLALESNPSDHPRASTIFLSKSQTDVREKRKSNHLNHVSK; from the exons ATGGGGAACACGCTGACCTGTTGCGTGTCCCCCAATGCCAGCCCCAAGTTGGGCCGGCGCGCGGGGCCTGCGGAGCCAGACTACGAGTTTGAGGTCTACGAGGCGGCGGCCGGAGACGCGGTGGCCGTAGCACCGGCGCCGGCTGCCGTGGAACCCACCGAGTTGGATTTCGGAGCTGGTGAAGGCCACCACCTGCAGCACATCAGCGACCGGGAGATGCCCGAAG ACTTAGCTTTGGAATCAAACCCTTCTGACCACCCAAGGGCAAGCACAATTTTCCTGAGCAAATCTCAAACTGACG tgcgagaaaagaggaagagcaaCCATTTAAACCATGTAAGTAAATAG
- the LOC122453546 gene encoding cyclin-Y-like protein 1 isoform X1: MGNTLTCCVSPNASPKLGRRAGPAEPDYEFEVYEAAAGDAVAVAPAPAAVEPTELDFGAGEGHHLQHISDREMPEDLALESNPSDHPRASTIFLSKSQTDVFSRLLSCSHCRETVERVKETLSHAPVSPQSKGIRACDATGKCMA; encoded by the exons ATGGGGAACACGCTGACCTGTTGCGTGTCCCCCAATGCCAGCCCCAAGTTGGGCCGGCGCGCGGGGCCTGCGGAGCCAGACTACGAGTTTGAGGTCTACGAGGCGGCGGCCGGAGACGCGGTGGCCGTAGCACCGGCGCCGGCTGCCGTGGAACCCACCGAGTTGGATTTCGGAGCTGGTGAAGGCCACCACCTGCAGCACATCAGCGACCGGGAGATGCCCGAAG ACTTAGCTTTGGAATCAAACCCTTCTGACCACCCAAGGGCAAGCACAATTTTCCTGAGCAAATCTCAAACTGACG tcttttccagaCTCCTGAGCTGCTCACACTGTAGAGAGACGGTGGAGAGAGTAAAAGAAACACTCTCCCATGCCCCTGTCTCTCCTCAGTCTAAAGGAATTCGTGCTTGTGATGCCACGGGAAAGTGTATGGCCTAA